A window of Streptomyces sp. NBC_01224 genomic DNA:
GACGGCAAGGCCATGGACGTCCCCGAGCTGAAGCTCGCCTTCACTCTGGGGTCCAAGGACATCGGCCCGCTCCCCGTCGTCCCTGTCCGGCTCACCGAGGGCCACTGGACCGCGAGCAACGTCCAGATCCCGATGGCGGGCAACTGGAAGGTCGCGGTGACCGTGCGTACGTCGGACATCGATCAGACGACCATCGACAAGAACGTGAAGATCGGCTGAGCAGGATCGTGAGCGGAAACAGCAACAGGAAGACCTCCGCAGGCAGCGGGGACGACAAAGCCCGTGGCAGTGGCGCCATCTCTCGGAGGCGGCTGCTCGGCAGCGCGGGCGCGGCCGGTGCGACCGGACTGGTACTGGGTGCGGCGGGCGGCGCGACCGGCTATGCAGCGACCCGGACCGACGAGCCGACCGCTCTGACCGCGGTCGGCTCCACCCAGGTGATGTTTCACGGGAAACATCAACCGGGGATCACCACTCCGCTTCAGGCCCGCGGCCATCTCATCGCCTTCGATCTGGCGCCCGGTGCGGGACGGAAGGAAGCGGCTGCCCTGATGCGCCGATGGTCGGCCGTGGCCCGGCGCCTGATGGCCGGCGAAGCCGCCGACAGCGGTGCGGCGGACGGCGCCGCCCATGACACCGGGATCGCGCTGGATGCCGGACCGTCCTCGCTGACCGTCACCTTCGGCTTCGGCCGCACCTTCTTCGAGCGCACCGGCCTGGTCGGCCAGAGGCCACCGGGACTCGACCCGCTGCCGCCGTTCTCCTCCGACCACATCGACGCCAAGCGCTCCAACGGTGACCTCTGGGTACAGATCGGCGCCGACGACGCACTCGTCGCCTTCCACGCGCTGCGTGCCGTGCAGAAGGAGGCCGCCCCGGCCGCCAGGGTCCGCTGGCAGATGAACGGCTTCAACCGTTCCCCCGGCGCCACCGCGCAGCCGATGACCGCCCGCAATCTGATGGGCCAGATAGACGGCACCGGTAACCCGAAACCCGCCGAGAGCGACTTCGACCGGCGCATCTTCGTTCCGGCCGGGACCGATACGAAGTACGACTGGCTGGCAGGCGGCTCGTACGCGGTCGTCCGGCGGATCAGGATGCTGCTCGACGACTGGGAGAAGCTCCCGGTCGGACGGCAGGAGCAGGTCATAGGGCGCCGCAAGCAGGACGGTGCTCCGCTGAGCGGTGGTGCCGAGACCACCGCGATGAACCTCGACAAGGCGGGCCCGGACGGCAAGCTCCTGATCCCGGACAACGCCCACGCCCGGATCTCCTCCCCCGAGAAGAACGGCGGCGCGGCCATGCTGCGGCGCCCCTTCTCGTACCACGACGGCATCTCGGCGGACGGCACTCCGGACGCCGGGCTGCTGTTCATCTGCTGGCAGGCGGATCCGCTGCGGGGGTTCGTTCCCGTGCAGCGCAAGCTGGACCGCGGCGATGCCCTGTCGCCGTTCATCCGGCACGAGGCCAGCGGCCTGTTCGCGGTGCCGGGCGGTGCGGCGGACGGCGAATACGTGGGTCAGCGGCTACTGGAGTCCTGAGAGACCGGGGCACATTAGGGTGACGGTATGTCCGCCACGCGCTACGCATATCTCGGCCCTGAAGGCACCTTCACCGAGGTCGCCCTCCGTACGCTCCCGGAAGCCGCCACCCGCGAACTCGTCCCGATGGTCTCCGTACCGCTGGCTCTGGACGCGGTACGCAGTGGGGCCGCCGCGGCAGCGCTCGTACCGATCGAGAACTCCGTCGAGGGCGGCATCACCGCGACGCTCGACGAGCTGACCACCGGCGAACCGCTGATGATCTACCGCGAGGTGCTGCTCTCCATCACCTTCGCGCTGCTGGTGCGGCCGGGCACCAAGCTGTCCGACATCAAATCGGTCACCGCGCACCCGGCCGCGCAGCCGCAGGTGCGCAACTGGATGGCCGCCCATCTCCCGGACGCCCTATGGGAGTCGGCGGCCTCCAACGCCGACGGTGCCCGGCTGGTGCAGGAGGGCCGGTACGACGCCGCCTTCGCCGGTGAGTTCGCGGCGGCGACCTACGGTCTCGAACCGCTGGTGACCGATATCCATGACGCGGTGAACGCGCAGACCCGCTTCGTCCTGGTGGGCCGCCCGGCCCGGCCGGCGGCGCCGACGGGTGCGGACAAGACATCGGTGGTCATCTGGCTGGGCGAGGACCATCCCGGTGCGCTGCTCGAACTGCTCCAGGAGTTCGCGGTGCGCGGGGTGAACCTGATGCTGATCCAGTCGCGGCCGACCGGAGCCGGCATCGGGAACTACTGCTTCGCGGTGGACGCCGAGGGGCACATCGCGGACCGCCGGGTCGGCGAGGCATTGATGGGGCTGAAGCGGATCTGCCCGAAGGTACGGTTCCTCGGCTCGTACCCGCGGGCCGAGGTGGCGTTGCAGGACGTACGGCCACTGCGGGCGGGAACGTCGGACGCGGAGTTCATGGAGGCCTCCGACTGGCTGGCCCGCAATCTGGACGGTCGGGGCTGACGACGGTCCGGGACTGCCGGTCCCGGGGGCCGGTGCGCCTGAACCGCCCGTGCTATCCAGCGCTTTTCTTCATCCACAGAGTTATCCACAGGGGTGGTTCTCGACCTGGGGACAAGTCGACACTCCAATGCGACATGGTCGACATATCCCCCCAGTCGGCTCAGATACATCCACAGGCCGGCAGGTCGCCCGGGTTGCCCCGTGTCACCTGAATTCCATTGATCAACTCTTTTGGGCGGCGAATTCCCACCCGAACGAGCGTCTGAAGTGGGTTTGAGCGGGGAATCCGTGAGCCCCTAAGCGGCTTTCGGAATGATCTCTTCCAGTGTCCACAGATCTTCCTCACAGCCTGTGGATAACTTTGAAGAGCGCCAACGCCTGTGGACAAGCGATGCCCAACTCCCCTGCCAGGCAAGGCGAATCCGTCAAGACGGTCGACACCTTCTGCCCCATTTAGGGGAATAAACTCTTTTCATTGACGATCGAGATCAACCCCGGTCACGTAATACCCTCCAGCATTACCAATTCAGGCAATTCGGGCAAAGTGACACGCTTGGCAATATCGGTTCGAGCTGGAGAAGCGCACACCGGTAGCCTGGAGGGGTGATTGACCTTCGCCTGCTCCGTGAGGACCCCGACCGTGTTCGCGCCTCCCAGCGCGCCCGTGGAGAGGACGTCGCGCTCGTCGACGCCCTTCTCTCCGCCGACGAGCGGCGCAGGTCGTCCGGCGTCCGCTTCGACGAACTCCGCTCCGAGCAGAAATCGCTCGGCAAACTCATCCCCAAGGCTTCGCCCGAGGAGCGTGCCGAGCTCCTCAAGAAGGCCGAGCAGCTGAAGGTCGACGTCAAGGCGGCCGACGCGGCACAGGACGAGGCCGACGCCGAGGCCAAGAGTCTGATGCTTCAGCTCGGCAACATCGTCCACGAGGACGTGCCGGTCGGTGG
This region includes:
- the efeB gene encoding iron uptake transporter deferrochelatase/peroxidase subunit → MSGNSNRKTSAGSGDDKARGSGAISRRRLLGSAGAAGATGLVLGAAGGATGYAATRTDEPTALTAVGSTQVMFHGKHQPGITTPLQARGHLIAFDLAPGAGRKEAAALMRRWSAVARRLMAGEAADSGAADGAAHDTGIALDAGPSSLTVTFGFGRTFFERTGLVGQRPPGLDPLPPFSSDHIDAKRSNGDLWVQIGADDALVAFHALRAVQKEAAPAARVRWQMNGFNRSPGATAQPMTARNLMGQIDGTGNPKPAESDFDRRIFVPAGTDTKYDWLAGGSYAVVRRIRMLLDDWEKLPVGRQEQVIGRRKQDGAPLSGGAETTAMNLDKAGPDGKLLIPDNAHARISSPEKNGGAAMLRRPFSYHDGISADGTPDAGLLFICWQADPLRGFVPVQRKLDRGDALSPFIRHEASGLFAVPGGAADGEYVGQRLLES
- the pheA gene encoding prephenate dehydratase, with protein sequence MSATRYAYLGPEGTFTEVALRTLPEAATRELVPMVSVPLALDAVRSGAAAAALVPIENSVEGGITATLDELTTGEPLMIYREVLLSITFALLVRPGTKLSDIKSVTAHPAAQPQVRNWMAAHLPDALWESAASNADGARLVQEGRYDAAFAGEFAAATYGLEPLVTDIHDAVNAQTRFVLVGRPARPAAPTGADKTSVVIWLGEDHPGALLELLQEFAVRGVNLMLIQSRPTGAGIGNYCFAVDAEGHIADRRVGEALMGLKRICPKVRFLGSYPRAEVALQDVRPLRAGTSDAEFMEASDWLARNLDGRG